In Poecilia reticulata strain Guanapo linkage group LG17, Guppy_female_1.0+MT, whole genome shotgun sequence, the following proteins share a genomic window:
- the LOC103479534 gene encoding uncharacterized protein LOC103479534 — protein MMSLFLILALLIINNEPGIDAFTSVFVRKGGDGFLNVSEAAVPKDYHLLLWKFVTDDVLVSFFPSGKSSVRGAYVGRIDLLEQKYSIKLKNLQKSDSGLYTAIVTASSEEVLAEYNVTVQDPVGRVDLTVFVSSDSSSCNLTATCTADGADISSTFGCAAKTCPQEGGEGSKVTKSGASLHLSLSGSSIVCNHSNQVSWTEKTTEIDHLCLKNADEDDLHGFSICHVKKIVFSVSLIIMVLVVITVHLMEKFNKYK, from the exons atgatgtctttgtttttgattttggctCTTCTGATCATCAATAATGAACCAG GAATCGATGCTTTCACTTCAGTTTTCGTGCGGAAGGGTGGCGATGGTTTTCTTAACGTCTCTGAAGCGGCTGTTCCCAAAGACTATCACCTCCTTTTATGGAAATTTGTCACAGATGATGTGCTGGTGTCTTTCTTTCCAAGTGGAAAATCAAGCGTCCGCGGGGCTTATGTTGGGAGAATCGACCTTTTGGAACAAAAATActccataaaattaaaaaacctccaaaaatcTGACAGTGGACTTTATACGGCGATAGTAACAGCGTCTTCAGAGGAAGTACTAGCTGAATACAACGTCACAGTTCAAG ATCCGGTGGGTCGGGTCGATCTGACCGTTTTCGTGTCCAGCGACTCATCCTCCTGTAACCTCACGGCGACCTGCACAGCCGACGGCGCCGACATCAGCAGCACGTTCGGCTGTGCCGCCAAAACCTGCCCTCAAGAGGGGGGAGAGGGATCAAAGGTCACCAAGTCTGGTGCTTCCCTCCATCTCTCTTTGTCCGGTTCATCCATCGTCtgtaaccatagcaaccaggTCAGCTGGACGGAGAAAACAACAGAGATTGATCACCTTTGTCTGAAGAATGCCG ATGAAGATGACCTCCATGGATTTTCCATTTGTCACGTGAAGAAAATCGTTTTCTCAGTGAGTCTCATCATCATGGTGTTGGTCGTCATCACAGTTCACCTCATGGAGAAAttcaacaaatacaaataa
- the LOC103479533 gene encoding E3 ubiquitin-protein ligase znrf1, translated as MGTRASRLQDPLPSPFGKDGTKRDSYRRPRCTRPTSLVVDFSVSFEETEANRSRSEEGSDSDLGQHGGASADGSPADHRSIPSGISQASPGDDNNSEGKPEEDGGVSPEAPAEAERQAGEETGRTPHRTFSERLPGNRHSSARSVGARSARVRGTHQRPVSEAWIGLYRVNNRHGSIRCPFCSKPFPGGRIEDHLLSCLTSPPLPYNTDVLSKDSGECSICLEDLVQGETIARLACLCVYHKSCIDSWSKVKPCCPEHPFD; from the exons ATGGGGACGAGAGCGAGTCGCCTTCAAGACCCGCTTCCCTCTCCCTTCGGGAAAGATGGCACTAAGCGTGATTCCTATCGCCGACCACGCTGTACCAGGCCCACCAGCCTCGTCGTCGACTTCTCGGTGAGCTTCGAGGAAACGGAGGCCAACCGGAGCCGATCTGAGGAAGGGAGCGACTCGGACTTGGGGCAGCATGGAGGGGCGAGCGCCGACGGCAGCCCCGCGGATCACCGCAGCATACCGTCCGGCATTAGCCAGGCGTCTCCGGGTGACGACAACAACAGCGAGGGGAAACCCGAGGAGGACGGCGGGGTGAGCCCGGAGGCCCCCGCCGAAGCGGAACGCCAAGCCGGGGAGGAAACAGGCCGCACGCCACACCGCACTTTTTCAGAGAGGCTCCCCGGGAATCGGCACTCTTCCGCCCGCAGCGTCGGGGCAAGGTCCGCCCGGGTTCGTGGCACACACCAGCGGCCGGTGTCGGAGGCTTGGATCGGCCTTTACCGTGTTAACAACCGACATGGCA GTATTCGCTGCCCTTTCTGCTCGAAGCCTTTCCCAGGCGGTCGGATCGAGGATCACCTGCTGAGCTGCCTCACGTCTCCTCCGCTACCTTACAACA CGGACGTGCTGAGCAAAGACAGCGGGGAGTGCTCGATCTGTCTGGAGGATCTGGTGCAGGGGGAGACCATCGCCAGGCTGGCCTGCCTCTGCGTCTACCACAAAAG
- the LOC108167118 gene encoding uncharacterized protein LOC108167118 isoform X2, with product MKCISLLPFLLLLFEKIQGSTEMIQMFLPTGKESTICFPENKLPKNSMVSWLNGKTLTVGSYLPNGTTNVTQRFTGKVKLPRPTCLTFLSPQKSDSGVYFAKVAGDRYEVVARFNITFQDQNTDTTDASPVSPAVSPAVLAVLVLAIIAAAAAAAVVLWRYLKKKRQDQKGAVLFSANSGTNSPTVRILLPPPQCI from the exons ATGAAATGCATCAGTCTACTGCCGTTTCTTCTGCTCTTGTTTGAGAAAATTCAAG GTTCCACTGAGATGATTCAAATGTTTCTGCCAACTGGAAAAGAATCAACTATTTGTTTCCCTGAAAATAAGCTTCCTAAAAATTCCATGGTTTCATGGCTTAATGGTAAAACATTGACCGTAGGATCATATCTCCCGAATGGAACAACAAATGTGACGCAGCGTTTCACTGGAAAAGTGAAGCTTCCTAGACCAACATGCCTGACATTTCTGAGTCCACAGAAATCAGACAGTGGAGTTTATTTTGCAAAGGTGGCGGGAGATCGATATGAAGTAGTGGCGCGCTTCAACATCACATTCCAAG aCCAAAATACGGATACCACAGAtgcttctcctgtttctcctgctgtttctcCTGCTGTTCTTGCTgttcttgttcttgccattatcgctgctgctgctgctgctgctgttgtattaTGGCGCTATCTAAAGAAG AAACGTCAAGACCAGAAAGGAGCTGTACTCTTCTCAGCAAACTCTGGAACAAATTCTCCAACCGTCCGtatcctccttcctcctccccaATGCATttga
- the LOC108167118 gene encoding uncharacterized protein LOC108167118 isoform X1 → MKCRIFSPVMKGLWTKTQQFTSFSPSPGQSDSLGAQMKSLSLLLLLNLFFSGQIQGSTEMIQMFLPTGKESTISLPIDKLPENSTVLWLDHLNRTIAIYYPNGETKVEPPFEGKVKISGPTSLMFLSPQNSDSGFYFVKVIRDQIQTIKFNITFQDQNTDTTDASPVSPAVSPAVLAVLVLAIIAAAAAAAVVLWRYLKKKRQDQKGAVLFSANSGTNSPTVRILLPPPQCI, encoded by the exons atgaaatgcagaatttTCTCTCCTGTGATGAAAGGACTATGGACCAAAACTCAACAGTTCACTTCTTTTTCACCTTCGCCAG GTCAGTCGGATTCTTTGGGGGCCCAGATGAAATCCCTCAGTTTGCTACTGCTTCTGAATCTGTTCTTTTCTGGACAAATTCAAG GTTCCACTGAGATGATCCAAATGTTTCTGCCAACTGGAAAAGAATCAACTATCAGTTTACCTATAGATAAGCTTCCTGAAAATTCCACGGTTTTATGGCTTGATCATTTAAATAGGACCATAGCAATATATTATCCAAATGGAGAAACAAAAGTGGAGCCGCCTTTTGAAGGAAAAGTGAAGATTTCTGGACCAACATCCCTGATGTTTCTGAGCCCACAGAACTCAGACAGTGGATTTTACTTTGTAAAGGTGATAAGAGATCAGATTCAAACTATAAAGTTCAACATCACATTTCAAG aCCAAAATACGGATACCACAGAtgcttctcctgtttctcctgctgtttctcCTGCTGTTCTTGCTgttcttgttcttgccattatcgctgctgctgctgctgctgctgttgtattaTGGCGCTATCTAAAGAAG AAACGTCAAGACCAGAAAGGAGCTGTACTCTTCTCAGCAAACTCTGGAACAAATTCTCCAACCGTCCGtatcctccttcctcctccccaATGCATttga